The following coding sequences lie in one Silvanigrella aquatica genomic window:
- a CDS encoding hybrid sensor histidine kinase/response regulator: MPSVLIVDDEPLVCEFLSYRYKKEGFETLTAANGKEALNICQNSTPDVVITDMKMPILDGIEFINDLKNMDNYYPIIVFMSGYSEMSLEEAYAMGVDALFNKPFNVGDILGATKKFLKNKELYSDINSIKDNEIFHSEQMAMLSELSAGIIHNINNHIAFISTSSFILKKYLEEDLTTNPNNELKIKALNISDKIYKYSGIISKIIKSIKTLAYPNNRNLKKENANLFFILENSMYLLEDYIKLNNIKCFITCDKDIEIPCFPEYLIQVFINIIKNSFEALDEKESEDKWIKIDVIKEENNIQISFTDSGNGIKKEIIPFLMKPFQTTKNRDKGIGVGLSICKKLMELHEGTIEYDDNSENTRFVLNFKI, translated from the coding sequence ATGCCATCAGTTCTCATAGTGGACGACGAGCCCTTAGTATGCGAATTTTTATCATACCGCTATAAGAAAGAAGGCTTTGAGACATTAACAGCGGCAAATGGTAAAGAAGCTCTAAATATTTGTCAAAATAGCACTCCCGATGTTGTTATTACCGACATGAAAATGCCTATTTTAGATGGAATTGAATTCATTAATGACCTTAAAAATATGGATAACTATTATCCTATTATTGTTTTTATGAGTGGTTATTCTGAAATGTCATTGGAAGAAGCCTATGCCATGGGAGTGGATGCTCTTTTTAATAAACCATTTAATGTTGGTGATATTTTAGGTGCTACAAAAAAATTTCTCAAAAATAAAGAACTTTATTCTGATATTAATTCGATAAAAGATAATGAAATTTTTCATAGTGAACAAATGGCTATGCTATCTGAATTATCAGCCGGAATCATTCATAATATTAATAATCACATTGCTTTTATATCAACATCATCTTTTATATTAAAAAAATACCTCGAAGAGGATTTGACTACAAATCCAAATAATGAACTTAAAATAAAAGCTTTAAATATTTCAGATAAAATATATAAATACTCCGGAATTATTTCTAAAATAATTAAGAGTATAAAAACATTAGCATACCCCAACAATAGAAACTTAAAGAAAGAGAATGCTAATTTATTTTTTATATTAGAAAACTCTATGTATTTACTTGAAGATTATATTAAATTAAACAATATTAAATGCTTTATAACTTGCGATAAAGATATTGAAATTCCATGTTTTCCAGAATATCTTATTCAAGTTTTTATAAATATTATTAAAAATTCATTTGAAGCTCTAGATGAAAAAGAATCTGAAGACAAATGGATTAAAATTGATGTCATAAAAGAAGAAAATAATATTCAAATCTCTTTTACTGACAGTGGAAATGGAATTAAAAAAGAAATTATTCCTTTTTTAATGAAACCATTCCAAACAACTAAAAATCGAGATAAAGGAATAGGCGTAGGCCTGAGCATATGCAAAAAATTAATGGAGCTTCATGAGGGCACCATTGAATATGATGATAATTCTGAAAATACGAGATTTGTTCTCAATTTTAAGATTTAA
- a CDS encoding PAS domain-containing sensor histidine kinase: MKMEDFIFINNMLKFCQEYKYILLIFSLAILALFIVIKNKKRKKTIQNQELSFDDEIKSRDLLYETFDCIWETDKFMNLKYISPSIYQKLGLSKSNFKITKLDDIFARGTPEELKIQLRAMMSRQKSFKNLEIVSQTSNGEYKWFKANAIAKYNENEIFEGFVGALLDETNVKRKQNEEYISNNLKSLSRISGSIAHEINNPLAYILLSIDSLTSHAEKMDDRNRSIIIEHLTEMKKKSLKISKIVTKLQGVSLHGSEAKRVKCKLSEIIDMAIRYCEYELSTLKIKYNVEIENSEKYVLVKKEEIYKALVNLIHNSIEATEKIDAPWIHIDLKNDIDGNVILSIMDNGEGIPFEKRASIFEPFYTSHDFKNIGLGLTQSFHFVERSGGALSLDLNAKHTKFSMSFKALEN, from the coding sequence ATGAAAATGGAAGATTTTATTTTTATTAATAATATGTTAAAATTTTGTCAAGAGTATAAATATATTTTATTGATTTTTTCCTTAGCAATTTTAGCGCTGTTCATTGTTATTAAAAACAAAAAAAGAAAAAAAACTATTCAAAATCAAGAGCTTAGTTTTGATGATGAAATTAAAAGTCGAGATTTGCTATATGAAACATTTGATTGTATTTGGGAAACAGATAAATTTATGAATTTAAAATATATAAGTCCTAGTATTTATCAAAAATTGGGATTATCTAAATCTAATTTTAAAATAACAAAATTGGATGATATTTTTGCGCGAGGAACTCCTGAAGAACTAAAAATACAATTACGAGCTATGATGAGTCGTCAAAAATCATTTAAAAACCTCGAGATTGTTTCTCAAACTTCAAATGGAGAATATAAATGGTTCAAGGCAAATGCCATAGCAAAATATAATGAAAATGAAATATTTGAAGGTTTTGTGGGCGCCTTATTAGATGAAACAAATGTAAAAAGAAAACAAAATGAAGAGTATATTAGTAATAATTTAAAAAGTTTATCACGTATCTCTGGTTCTATAGCGCATGAAATTAATAATCCACTTGCATATATATTATTAAGTATTGATTCTCTTACAAGCCATGCTGAAAAAATGGATGATCGAAATCGATCGATAATTATTGAACATCTGACTGAGATGAAAAAGAAAAGCTTAAAGATATCAAAAATAGTAACAAAACTTCAAGGTGTTTCTTTGCATGGCTCTGAGGCTAAAAGAGTTAAATGTAAGCTTTCAGAAATTATTGATATGGCAATTCGCTATTGTGAATATGAATTGAGTACTCTTAAAATTAAATATAATGTTGAAATCGAAAATAGTGAAAAATATGTTCTAGTTAAAAAAGAAGAAATATATAAAGCTCTTGTAAATCTTATTCATAATTCTATTGAAGCAACTGAAAAAATTGATGCCCCTTGGATTCATATTGATCTAAAAAATGATATTGACGGAAATGTCATATTATCTATCATGGACAATGGTGAAGGTATTCCCTTTGAAAAACGAGCTAGTATTTTTGAACCATTTTATACGAGTCATGATTTTAAAAATATTGGCTTGGGTTTAACTCAATCATTTCATTTTGTTGAAAGAAGTGGAGGGGCTCTCAGCCTCGATTTGAATGCCAAACACACTAAGTTTTCCATGAGTTTTAAAGCACTAGAAAATTAA
- the acs gene encoding acetate--CoA ligase, protein MSNKGSLEVSIDSVLHENRKFHPNKEFAKNYILKDLNVYKKLYQSSIKNPKAFWEKMAIQNIVFFKKWRTVFKWKDYKAEWFTGGTLNVSFNCIDRHLITERKNKAALIWEGEPGETRTITYQQLYSEVSRCANMLKSLGLKAGDKAAIYMPLIPEAVIAMLACARIGVVHTVVFGGFSSNSLRDRIQDSNCKLLITADGGFRKGTSVKMKDMADEACKETPTIKNVVVVKRTGEKVNMKLGRDVWWHELIVNESNQCEAIPLPSEHPLFILYTSGTTGKPKGLLHTTAGYLLGTTVTTKYLFDIKDTDIYWCTADVGWITGHSYVVYGLLSNGATVFMYEGAPTYPEADRFWKMIAAHRITILYTAPTAIRSFIRLGNEGPLKHDLSSLRLLGTVGEPINPEAWIWYHEVIGKKKCPIIDTWWQTETGAIMISPFPGITSTKPGSATLPFFGVEPAILNKDGTPAKGTKGGYLCIKKPWPHMARTIYGDHERFKKTYWKEIDGVYFTGDGAHQDRDGYYWIMGRVDDVINVSGHRLGTMEIESAAVQHPSIAECAVVGRPDPIRGQGIVAFVTLKKSVAVNEGLKDDISKFITHEIGNLARPDEIRFTEALPKTRSGKIMRRLLRELATTGTIKGDTTTLEDFSVLEKLREKDEE, encoded by the coding sequence ATGTCAAATAAAGGCTCATTAGAAGTTTCCATAGATTCTGTTTTACATGAAAATCGAAAATTCCATCCCAATAAAGAATTTGCTAAAAATTATATCCTTAAAGATTTAAATGTTTATAAAAAATTATATCAAAGCTCTATTAAAAATCCCAAAGCATTTTGGGAAAAAATGGCAATACAGAATATCGTTTTTTTTAAAAAATGGCGTACTGTTTTTAAATGGAAAGATTATAAGGCAGAATGGTTTACCGGTGGCACTTTAAATGTTTCTTTCAATTGTATAGATAGACATTTAATTACAGAGCGAAAAAACAAAGCAGCTCTCATTTGGGAAGGCGAGCCTGGAGAGACGAGAACAATAACATATCAACAACTTTATTCTGAAGTTTCTCGTTGTGCGAACATGTTAAAAAGTTTGGGATTAAAGGCAGGAGACAAAGCCGCTATTTATATGCCCCTTATTCCCGAAGCTGTCATAGCGATGCTTGCTTGTGCGCGTATTGGTGTCGTGCACACAGTTGTCTTTGGCGGATTTAGCAGCAACTCTTTGCGTGATCGTATTCAAGATTCAAATTGCAAGCTACTTATTACCGCAGATGGTGGTTTTCGCAAAGGAACATCAGTAAAAATGAAAGATATGGCCGATGAGGCTTGTAAAGAAACTCCTACGATAAAAAATGTTGTTGTCGTAAAAAGGACGGGTGAAAAAGTAAATATGAAGCTAGGCAGAGATGTCTGGTGGCACGAATTAATTGTGAATGAATCAAATCAATGTGAAGCTATTCCTCTTCCTTCGGAGCATCCTTTATTTATATTATATACAAGTGGGACAACAGGAAAGCCTAAGGGATTATTGCATACAACGGCGGGCTATCTTCTGGGCACGACAGTAACAACAAAATATTTATTTGATATTAAAGATACAGATATATATTGGTGCACTGCTGATGTGGGATGGATTACGGGACATAGTTACGTTGTTTATGGACTTTTAAGCAATGGTGCTACTGTATTTATGTATGAAGGAGCTCCGACATATCCCGAAGCCGACAGATTTTGGAAAATGATTGCTGCTCATCGCATCACAATTCTTTACACAGCACCAACTGCGATCCGTTCCTTTATTCGATTAGGTAACGAAGGGCCTTTAAAACATGATTTGTCGAGCTTAAGGTTACTGGGCACAGTAGGAGAACCTATAAATCCAGAGGCTTGGATTTGGTATCATGAAGTTATAGGCAAGAAAAAATGTCCTATTATCGACACGTGGTGGCAAACGGAAACAGGTGCCATTATGATTTCTCCTTTTCCTGGAATCACTTCTACTAAGCCAGGGAGTGCTACGCTACCTTTTTTCGGAGTGGAGCCTGCTATTTTAAATAAAGATGGGACTCCTGCTAAAGGAACAAAGGGAGGGTATTTATGTATCAAAAAACCTTGGCCTCATATGGCAAGAACAATTTATGGTGATCATGAGCGTTTTAAAAAAACATATTGGAAAGAAATTGATGGTGTTTACTTTACTGGTGATGGCGCTCATCAGGATCGAGATGGATATTATTGGATAATGGGTCGTGTTGATGATGTGATTAATGTTAGTGGTCACAGATTAGGTACCATGGAAATAGAAAGTGCTGCTGTGCAACATCCCAGTATTGCAGAGTGTGCCGTTGTGGGAAGACCCGATCCGATTCGGGGTCAAGGAATTGTTGCATTTGTTACTTTAAAAAAATCGGTTGCTGTAAATGAAGGATTAAAAGATGATATATCAAAATTTATAACACATGAAATTGGAAACTTAGCGCGTCCTGACGAAATTCGTTTTACAGAAGCTCTTCCAAAAACTAGAAGTGGAAAAATTATGCGACGCTTGCTGCGTGAACTTGCAACGACAGGAACTATCAAAGGAGATACAACCACTCTCGAGGATTTTTCTGTTCTTGAAAAATTGAGAGAAAAAGATGAGGAATAA
- the asnA gene encoding aspartate--ammonia ligase produces the protein MSLCVLSCEKSPISAVELKTAEKQIHFVKSFFPEVLSQELNLSKVSSPLFVESGIGLNDDLNGVEKPVTFIIPQYHADKKIEIVQSLAKWKRMMLGIYDFRLGEGLYTDMRAIRPFDKIDATHSAYVDQWDWELSISKEQRTLDFLKETVEKIYSALKVTEKKLSEMYAQFETVLPEKITFIHSEELLELYPHLTPQEREIEICRKQGAVFLIGIGGDLQDGKPHDGRAPDYDDWTTPTHDKFKGLNGDILVWNAKLASAFELSSMGIRVDEDALRRQLELKGQCHRSELLFHSKLLKGELPYSIGGGIGQSRLAMFLLRKRHISQVQASVF, from the coding sequence ATGTCTTTGTGTGTTTTATCGTGCGAAAAAAGTCCTATTTCTGCAGTGGAATTAAAAACTGCTGAAAAACAAATTCACTTCGTAAAATCTTTTTTTCCAGAAGTTTTATCGCAAGAGTTAAATCTTTCTAAAGTATCTTCGCCTTTATTTGTGGAATCGGGAATTGGGCTCAATGATGATCTCAATGGTGTGGAAAAACCGGTTACTTTTATTATTCCTCAGTATCATGCAGATAAAAAAATTGAAATTGTCCAATCTCTTGCAAAATGGAAAAGAATGATGCTCGGTATTTATGATTTTAGGTTGGGCGAAGGCTTGTATACAGATATGCGTGCTATTCGTCCCTTCGATAAAATTGATGCCACACATTCAGCCTATGTCGATCAATGGGATTGGGAATTGAGCATTTCAAAAGAACAAAGAACACTAGATTTCTTAAAGGAAACTGTTGAGAAAATTTATTCTGCATTAAAAGTAACAGAAAAAAAACTCTCAGAAATGTATGCTCAATTTGAAACTGTTCTTCCTGAAAAAATCACATTTATTCATTCTGAAGAACTTTTGGAACTTTATCCTCATCTTACACCTCAGGAAAGAGAAATTGAAATATGTAGAAAACAGGGTGCCGTATTTTTAATTGGTATTGGAGGTGACTTACAAGATGGAAAACCGCATGATGGAAGGGCTCCTGATTATGATGATTGGACAACGCCTACACATGATAAATTTAAAGGATTAAATGGGGATATTCTTGTTTGGAATGCTAAACTCGCATCGGCATTTGAGCTGTCATCCATGGGAATTCGTGTTGATGAAGATGCTTTAAGAAGACAATTGGAACTTAAGGGGCAATGTCATCGCAGTGAATTGCTTTTTCATTCAAAACTTCTTAAAGGGGAACTCCCTTATTCTATTGGAGGAGGAATTGGTCAATCGCGCCTTGCTATGTTTTTGCTAAGAAAAAGGCATATTTCTCAGGTACAAGCGTCTGTTTTTTAA
- a CDS encoding SDR family oxidoreductase has protein sequence MTISDLSIHRIFEGKTILIIGGSGFISKVWLSMLLEYLPNIKKAYVLIRPSKGKNANTRFEELYAQCPVFKKLHNKYGNDYSQIKKLEIISGNICSEKLGLSNKIESQLAEELDLVVNFAADLRFNAPLDQILKTNTGSTLKIADFILNTKQAKLLHISTCYVAGVADGIVPETIVSSSSPNGTHFSPEEEYSWALQESLAARSRNASDKELTQLGSIRAERLGWPNTYTYTKALGEGILSNKIPSQRLCLFRPSIVESAEKYPFPGWNEDFNGTAPFIQMLSTRYRLIVAKPNHNLDIIPVDYVAKALTIAASALLINKHSKVYQSSTSSINPLSVASATEYIFNYFKKSQNKKLSNLLLPNPKPKFITPTHILSGSSITKAEKTVTFVFDKIRLDKSSAKFLAKSGIESIIISIKRKAKTIDTIMKVYKPFIYDYNYTFKSENLLKYNILEEEFSYRPNEIQWDKYWNEVHIPGLKQWCLPQMKALSIKKNEII, from the coding sequence ATGACAATATCTGATCTCTCCATTCATCGTATCTTTGAAGGTAAAACAATTTTAATTATTGGAGGGAGCGGATTTATTAGCAAGGTCTGGCTCTCCATGCTTTTAGAATATTTGCCAAATATTAAAAAAGCATATGTGCTTATTCGACCTAGCAAAGGAAAAAATGCAAACACACGATTTGAAGAATTGTATGCCCAGTGCCCTGTATTTAAAAAACTTCATAACAAATATGGAAATGACTATTCACAAATTAAAAAGTTGGAAATTATTTCTGGAAATATTTGTAGTGAAAAATTAGGACTAAGTAACAAAATAGAATCCCAATTAGCCGAAGAACTCGATTTGGTTGTTAACTTTGCTGCCGATTTAAGATTTAACGCGCCACTCGATCAAATTTTAAAAACAAATACGGGAAGCACTTTAAAAATTGCTGATTTTATTTTGAATACAAAACAAGCAAAGCTATTGCATATTTCGACCTGTTACGTTGCTGGAGTAGCAGATGGTATCGTTCCTGAAACCATTGTTTCCTCCTCTTCACCGAATGGAACTCATTTTTCTCCCGAAGAAGAATACAGTTGGGCTTTACAAGAATCTTTAGCAGCACGTTCCCGCAACGCTTCTGATAAAGAATTAACTCAGCTTGGTTCCATAAGAGCAGAACGGTTGGGCTGGCCCAATACTTATACTTATACGAAAGCGCTTGGCGAAGGTATTTTAAGTAACAAAATACCAAGTCAAAGATTGTGCCTATTTCGTCCCAGTATTGTGGAATCTGCTGAAAAATATCCTTTTCCTGGCTGGAATGAAGACTTTAATGGAACAGCCCCTTTTATTCAAATGCTAAGCACAAGATACCGTCTCATTGTGGCAAAACCAAACCATAATTTAGATATTATACCTGTTGATTACGTTGCAAAGGCTTTGACTATCGCAGCCTCCGCATTGTTAATTAATAAACATTCGAAAGTTTATCAAAGCTCTACTTCTTCAATAAATCCGCTTTCTGTTGCTTCTGCAACTGAATATATATTTAATTATTTTAAAAAATCACAAAATAAAAAATTATCGAATTTATTATTACCTAACCCCAAACCAAAATTTATAACTCCTACACATATTTTATCAGGATCGAGCATTACAAAAGCAGAAAAAACTGTCACATTTGTATTTGACAAAATACGACTCGATAAAAGTTCAGCAAAATTTCTTGCTAAATCTGGAATTGAAAGCATTATAATCTCAATTAAAAGAAAGGCAAAAACAATTGACACGATAATGAAAGTTTACAAACCTTTTATTTATGATTATAATTACACATTTAAATCGGAAAATTTATTAAAGTACAATATTCTTGAAGAAGAGTTCTCTTATCGCCCCAACGAAATTCAATGGGATAAATATTGGAATGAAGTTCATATTCCAGGTTTAAAACAATGGTGCCTTCCTCAAATGAAAGCACTTAGCATCAAAAAAAATGAAATCATTTAA
- a CDS encoding aminotransferase class I/II-fold pyridoxal phosphate-dependent enzyme, whose translation MKIENEIKENKWYFNINEFLASCKKSTSQTFENLKELLKYLDIPETRIQARCALTELYHYFSDLDPEHDAISNYHFSIDKLITDGNEASPNTLLLLQLPSIFTPEDWSFTFFEGLARYPESEFHHRTLAELGCGNGWISIALAKKTSPQQIYGLDINPKAIICARINLYLNALDNKGQPYIDYEGKSILDRVQFYQSDLLEYCLINKIKLDKVIGCIPQVLAPDSDLVFDIIPENVTDEALYALSNYCSKQGYIEDQFGLGLIARAVEESLETMKSSGKIILNLGGRPGKAVLDRLFTRRGFKVTGVWQTKIEQAGDTEIAPLVEIEKNSPFRFEFYMGANSSESISARTAYAFVKNGGRIFHSLQVVEAEMRDNHKMKKLLRLLKKSEYADARSGLDLTYQDRPLVEEKISFLSRLSDKLSSNHPVDYEDIRGENSFRRNIAEYFRAYWRVPITAKSVLIVPSRVAAIKNIFSIYNTKKAIVDKELCKDLPHIWLQNDMDLKSEKISVLEAPKQTELVCKLIATLEPDLVVCSLNEFEIRGQDSILRLIEITEKYGTRLIIDFSNVFDLSSSPKLNGIFEYISEQPLPSHVALMCGLINNRIYSDLEVTFLLSENESFINAFCYAAELTYSRTSVILQEYYNTILFDLLSFHVKNNKRGLSQNLRLPTLESLPFQDKFPEFSSHCKKSFTHPAIQNSHHDIDSKTVRLDYGENCFPTPNFLKASIVESFVRQNISSSEINLEEEISICLKNRFGFQVENKSHILVANGVSSLFANICEYCAINNYTILFPTGNYGFFEATALFYGTPLLSLKTNSENSFKISAEQLSDILTRESKNVWVFFNSPIVNPTGAKYTLKEVTEIFKVVEKNNATIILDTIFSELDFNKNFNLINIYDIIKNKTPKLKFLVLGGLSKELSAGGLRIGFGYSDHIQIQSAMKWGVQYHLPSTMRYATRKIFAMINSQEKEILNHYTEQSHFLKMRAEKLCHVLSTHGWEPLESQGGLFVVAAPTKIVGKKIQFLKSNEEITMLITNNNVHEALFNKTKLLINGCEWTGIPGYCRFVLSVTNEDFERAIDKLKTFWSALMRED comes from the coding sequence ATGAAAATTGAAAATGAAATAAAAGAAAATAAGTGGTATTTTAATATAAATGAATTTTTAGCAAGTTGTAAAAAATCAACTTCACAAACATTTGAAAATTTAAAAGAGTTATTAAAATATCTTGATATACCTGAAACGCGCATCCAAGCGAGGTGCGCCTTAACTGAATTATATCATTATTTTTCAGATTTAGATCCTGAGCATGATGCCATTTCGAATTACCATTTCTCTATAGATAAATTAATTACTGATGGGAATGAGGCGAGCCCAAATACGTTACTTTTGTTGCAATTGCCGAGCATATTCACTCCCGAAGATTGGTCGTTCACTTTTTTTGAAGGATTAGCGCGTTATCCGGAATCTGAATTTCATCATAGAACTTTAGCAGAATTAGGGTGTGGCAATGGCTGGATAAGTATTGCTCTTGCTAAAAAAACCTCTCCTCAACAAATATATGGACTTGATATCAATCCTAAAGCTATTATCTGTGCAAGAATTAATTTATATTTAAATGCATTGGATAATAAAGGACAACCTTATATTGATTATGAGGGTAAATCTATACTTGATCGAGTCCAATTTTATCAATCTGATTTGCTCGAGTATTGCTTGATAAATAAAATAAAATTAGACAAAGTCATTGGATGTATACCGCAAGTATTAGCTCCCGATTCCGATCTTGTATTTGATATTATTCCTGAAAATGTTACGGATGAAGCGCTTTATGCGTTAAGTAACTATTGCTCAAAACAAGGTTACATTGAAGATCAATTTGGTTTGGGCTTAATTGCAAGAGCTGTTGAAGAGTCATTAGAAACAATGAAATCTTCGGGAAAAATCATATTGAATTTAGGTGGTCGTCCCGGTAAAGCGGTATTAGATCGTTTATTTACACGCCGTGGATTTAAAGTGACAGGCGTTTGGCAAACAAAAATTGAGCAAGCAGGAGATACAGAAATTGCGCCCCTCGTAGAAATTGAAAAAAATTCACCTTTTCGCTTTGAATTTTATATGGGCGCCAATTCATCTGAATCCATTTCGGCCAGAACGGCATATGCTTTTGTAAAAAATGGGGGGCGAATTTTTCATTCTTTGCAAGTTGTTGAAGCAGAAATGCGTGATAATCATAAAATGAAAAAACTTTTAAGGCTTCTCAAAAAGTCAGAGTATGCCGATGCCCGAAGTGGTCTCGATTTAACATATCAAGATCGCCCTTTAGTTGAAGAAAAAATATCATTTTTATCTAGATTATCAGATAAATTAAGTTCGAATCATCCTGTGGATTATGAAGATATCAGAGGAGAAAACTCCTTTAGAAGAAATATTGCAGAATACTTTCGGGCATATTGGCGCGTTCCCATTACGGCTAAAAGTGTTTTAATTGTGCCTTCTCGTGTGGCTGCAATAAAAAATATATTTTCAATTTATAATACAAAAAAAGCTATTGTAGATAAAGAATTATGTAAAGATTTGCCCCATATTTGGTTGCAAAATGATATGGATTTAAAATCTGAAAAAATATCCGTATTAGAGGCACCAAAGCAAACTGAGTTGGTTTGTAAATTAATTGCAACATTAGAGCCTGATCTGGTTGTTTGTTCATTAAATGAATTTGAAATAAGAGGACAAGACTCTATTCTCAGACTCATTGAAATTACCGAAAAATATGGGACAAGACTTATCATTGATTTTAGTAATGTTTTTGATTTGTCGAGCTCTCCAAAATTAAATGGAATATTTGAATATATTTCAGAGCAACCATTACCATCTCATGTTGCTCTTATGTGTGGATTGATTAATAATAGAATATATTCTGATCTTGAAGTTACGTTTTTACTGAGTGAGAATGAATCTTTTATCAATGCCTTTTGTTATGCGGCTGAGCTGACTTACAGTCGCACATCAGTAATTTTACAAGAATATTACAATACTATTTTATTCGATTTATTAAGTTTCCATGTTAAAAATAACAAGCGAGGTTTGTCACAAAATTTACGACTTCCTACTTTGGAAAGTTTGCCTTTTCAAGATAAGTTTCCTGAATTTTCATCTCATTGTAAAAAATCCTTTACCCACCCCGCCATTCAAAATTCTCATCATGATATCGATAGTAAAACAGTGCGCTTAGATTATGGTGAAAATTGTTTTCCTACCCCTAACTTTTTAAAAGCATCTATTGTAGAGAGTTTTGTGAGGCAAAATATTTCATCATCAGAAATTAATTTAGAAGAAGAAATATCAATTTGTCTAAAAAATAGGTTTGGGTTTCAAGTCGAAAATAAAAGTCATATTTTAGTAGCAAATGGCGTTTCATCACTTTTTGCAAATATTTGTGAATATTGTGCAATAAATAATTATACTATTTTATTTCCAACCGGAAATTATGGTTTTTTTGAAGCAACGGCCTTATTTTATGGGACGCCTCTTCTTTCTCTAAAAACAAATTCAGAAAATAGTTTTAAAATATCTGCCGAACAATTAAGTGATATTTTAACAAGAGAATCAAAAAATGTATGGGTATTTTTTAACTCTCCTATTGTAAATCCTACGGGAGCGAAATACACATTAAAAGAAGTAACAGAAATTTTTAAAGTAGTTGAAAAAAACAATGCGACAATTATTTTGGATACAATATTTTCTGAATTAGATTTTAATAAAAATTTTAATTTAATAAATATTTATGACATTATTAAAAATAAAACTCCAAAGTTAAAATTTTTAGTGCTTGGAGGATTGTCTAAAGAATTATCGGCTGGTGGATTAAGAATTGGATTTGGATATTCAGATCATATTCAAATCCAGTCTGCCATGAAATGGGGAGTTCAATATCATTTACCCTCTACAATGCGTTATGCTACTCGTAAGATATTTGCGATGATTAATAGTCAAGAAAAAGAAATTTTAAATCATTACACGGAACAAAGTCATTTTTTAAAAATGCGAGCCGAAAAATTATGCCATGTATTATCAACTCACGGTTGGGAGCCTCTAGAATCGCAAGGAGGGCTCTTTGTTGTTGCAGCGCCAACAAAAATAGTAGGCAAAAAAATTCAATTTTTAAAATCGAACGAAGAAATTACAATGTTAATAACAAATAATAATGTGCATGAAGCATTGTTTAATAAAACGAAATTACTGATCAATGGATGCGAATGGACAGGAATTCCTGGATACTGTCGATTTGTACTTTCAGTAACAAATGAAGATTTTGAACGTGCCATCGATAAATTAAAGACATTTTGGAGCGCTTTAATGAGGGAGGATTAA